The genomic window CCTAGATAATTCTTACTAACAGATGCTGTAATCCCCCTTACTGTCTCTGGTACACCATTTCCCTTTGTCGTTTCTTTATTTAGAGCCATCTTTTTGACCTCCTATTTAATTTACTTTCCTACAAAATAAATTACCTTTTTTAGCTTAAGTTCCTCTTTAGTCCTCCACTCTTCGAGTGAGAAGCCCTCTTGACTCTTCCAGGCTTCACCCAAAAAAATCTAAATCTTCCCACCTCCAACTCATGCTCAAGGAATTCCAAGCTTGCCCTGTGTTTACTCCTTGACTAACCAAGCTCTTCTTTGGCTATTTCAAGCTTTCCTGCAAACACCCATGCGTCCTCTGTCAAGAGTGCATAATGAAGTCCTTCACACCTAGACAGCGAAAAGATCGCTGTGCAACCTCTTCTAGGTTTAACTCGCTAACACACTCAATTGTGAAGGTATTCTGTTTGGACTACCTAGGCTTTACAAGTTGAGATACTAATCAAAAAGTGAGGATAGAGTCTCAACGTTTCTTAAGTTGATATACCCTATTGTAAACAATAGGAAACATTAGTCAAGAACTTTTTCAGTTGAATGGTGACAGGCACTTGAACTTATAAAAAGGATTCGTTCTTAGTTAGTTTGCATCTGACACAACGTGATTCGGTTAGCAGCGTTTAAGGTATCCGGCGCTTTTTGAGATTTATTCGTTTATATTTCTTCTCGTCAAACCATAGGTAGTGTCTGTCACCACTTATTTTAAAAGCATCAATCACAATTTAAAAAACGGGGGAAGAACAACAGAAAGCAAAATAACTCATTTATTCACGCCTCACCCCATATACTTAATAATTTAAACTACTTAATAGAATAGCAGTTGTTATCAATTTTTTAAATTTTAGTTACAATAAGCAAAGCCCGACCCGGTTGTCGTTAGAAACATTTCTGTTTGGTCTTAAGAGGTCTGTTGTAATATAATTTATCTTCATCATGCCCATGAAAATGGATAAAACACTCAGGTGGAAATTCGATTTTTTGAGCGAGAATTCAAGAGATTGATGGAGGGATAAGATATGGCGAATACAAATGCTTCAAATCTCGAAAGGATTATAAGTATCCTGAAAGAACATAAAGCAGAGTTGAAAGAAAGATACGGGGTTAGGGAAATAGGCATATTTGGCTCTTATGTTAGAGGGGAATATAAAGAAAAAAGCGACCTTGATATACTTGTGGAATTTGAAGAGGATGCAAAAATCGGTCTTTTAAAGTTTGTAAATTTGGAAAATTACTTGAGCGACCTTATTGGTTTCAAGGTTGATTTGGTTGAGAAATCCGCACTAAAGCCAAGAATAGGCAAGAACATATTAAGAGAAGTAATAACCCTGTGAAAAGAGAGATCGGAGATTATATTGAGGACATTATTGGCGCGATGGATAAGGCTGCGGATTTTGTTGGCAACATGTCTTACGAAGAATTTACCCGAGACGATAAAACCATCTTTGCAGTAGTAAGAGCACTTGAAATCGTGGGTGAGGCGGTCAAAAACATTCCCAGTGATGTCAGAAAAAACTATCCTGAAGTACCATGGAAGGATATTTCAGGTATGAGGAACAAAGTTATCCATGAATATTTTGGAGTTAAGTTAAGTATCGTATGGAGGGCTGTTATGGAAGAATTACCGCCATTGAAGCCTCTATTTGAAAAAATCTTAAAAGAACTAGAGAAATGAACATAGAAAAATACCTTGCGCTCAACAAGTATCTTCTTTCCCTGTTTGGTGTAGATGACTTCAAAGAATTGCAGGAAAATTTAAAAGATGCACCCGTTGACTTTGATAGCGATGGAAGAAGTCATTTAGAAATTAAAGGGGATTCTACCCTCTAAAGATAGAGACCTGAAAATTTCCCTAAATATTCATTCGTACGCTTTAATCTCCTCCTTTTTAAAGGAGGACTAAGGAGAATTTTGGGAAACCTTGTTCTTGCTTGTCCTGAATTAATCGAACTGTCTCGTCAAAGTGCCTGTTTTATTAATTCAATCGAAGAGCCTGCAGGCACTTATCTTCTGATTGATAACGAGAAGATAGAAGAGAGCAAAAAAGCTGAAGTCCATAAAAAACTAGGAGGCGAAGATAATTCAAAAAATAAGGGGGATAAAAAACAAAGACAAATAACTCATTTATTCACGCCTGACCCCATATGCTAGAATAAACACTTTTACCCATTCCATAGTAGGAATCGTAAATATGTTGATAAACAAGGTCACATTTTTGCTGATAGATTTCCGGGGTATAATTCCTGGGTAATTCCCTATCTAGCACATCCCTAATAGTTATTAGAACCGTTGCCCTAGACTGCTGTCTTTTCCTCCAGTCAAGTACAAATTTCTCCTTTTTTAATACTTCAAGTAAATGTTTGGCGGCAAGCTTTACCTGTTTCTTTTCTTTTTCACTCAAATCTGGTTTGTAAAGCAAATCAAAAACAGCAAGCTCTTCTTCAGACAGATTCTCGGAAATACCACGCTTCTCTTCCTCGTTTAGCTCTTTTGCAAGAACTAACAATTTATCAAAAAATACTTCGATGTTCGTAGCTCCTGAATTATATTCTTCAATCAATTCGTTTAACTTCTCCAATAAATTGATCCTAAGCTTATTTAACCTAACAAGCCTCCTTAATCTAGAATTTATCGCGCCTTTTAATTTTTCTGCCTCGATATGCTTTCTTCCATCATCTTTTCACTCCCTAAATCTGTCTCTATTTCTTCACCTCTATATAGCCGTACAATGTTAGAAATGAACTCTATCTGACCAGGCGTGAACTCTCTGTGTGCACGATCGATCTGGTTATAGATATTTCTGGCATCGATAAAAAGGACTTTATCTTTTCGGTCTGTTTTCTTCTTCCCTTTATCAAAGAACCATAATGTGCATGGAAGGGTAACCGTGTAAAAGAAATTTGAACCGATTGCTATCATCACATCTACGACATTGTCATCAATAATTCTTTTTCTAATCTCTAGCTCCGATTGTCTGGCGTCGCTTGCGGAGTTTGCCATTACAAAGCCTGCTCTCCCGTTTTCATTTAAAGCACTAAGAAATATCTGAATCCAGAGATAATTCGCATTATCAGGTCTGGGAATTCCAAAAAGAGAACGTTTATCATCTCTAATCTTTTCTTTATCCACTCCATTGACATTAAAAGGAGGATTAGCC from Thermodesulfobacteriota bacterium includes these protein-coding regions:
- a CDS encoding nucleotidyltransferase family protein; this translates as MANTNASNLERIISILKEHKAELKERYGVREIGIFGSYVRGEYKEKSDLDILVEFEEDAKIGLLKFVNLENYLSDLIGFKVDLVEKSALKPRIGKNILREVITL
- a CDS encoding DUF86 domain-containing protein: MKREIGDYIEDIIGAMDKAADFVGNMSYEEFTRDDKTIFAVVRALEIVGEAVKNIPSDVRKNYPEVPWKDISGMRNKVIHEYFGVKLSIVWRAVMEELPPLKPLFEKILKELEK
- a CDS encoding type I restriction enzyme endonuclease domain-containing protein; this encodes MEAEKLKGAINSRLRRLVRLNKLRINLLEKLNELIEEYNSGATNIEVFFDKLLVLAKELNEEEKRGISENLSEEELAVFDLLYKPDLSEKEKKQVKLAAKHLLEVLKKEKFVLDWRKRQQSRATVLITIRDVLDRELPRNYTPEIYQQKCDLVYQHIYDSYYGMGKSVYSSIWGQA